Proteins encoded in a region of the Isosphaeraceae bacterium EP7 genome:
- a CDS encoding threonine/serine dehydratase encodes MSVRLVTIDDVRDAEGVILQHVSPAPLIRSYALETRLGLPPSRRVWLKDYGWTPSGSFKLLGALNWMANNLAGLGDRPVAAHSSGNFASGIAFAGMRYDRRVIVVMPESAPRVKFERTRSFGAEVRTYDIARDHETGERDRLTREIAEVENAVQASPYDDPYVIAGNGVGGLEIVRELKREGRDVSHFFCPVSGGGLMAGHAIAIADGFPAARIVGVEPEGADDFRRSLIAGKRVRIDRPASICDGLLSYDVGEHNWPILEHLVRQSVPVSDSDTREAMRKIYDIHGLRTEPSGAIGVAALLTGGVDLAGEGDIVVVVSGRNVDEDAFRDWTARPA; translated from the coding sequence ATGTCCGTCCGACTGGTCACCATCGACGACGTCCGCGATGCCGAAGGCGTCATCCTCCAGCACGTCTCGCCCGCGCCACTCATCCGCTCGTATGCCCTGGAAACGAGACTCGGGCTGCCGCCCAGCCGCAGGGTCTGGCTCAAGGATTACGGCTGGACCCCCTCCGGGTCGTTCAAGCTTCTGGGCGCTTTGAACTGGATGGCGAACAACCTGGCCGGGCTCGGCGACCGGCCGGTCGCGGCCCACTCGTCGGGCAACTTCGCATCGGGGATCGCCTTCGCGGGGATGCGATACGACCGGCGCGTCATCGTCGTCATGCCCGAGTCCGCCCCGCGCGTGAAGTTCGAGCGGACCCGGTCGTTCGGCGCCGAGGTGCGTACCTATGACATCGCCCGCGACCACGAGACCGGCGAGAGGGACCGCCTGACGCGTGAGATCGCCGAGGTGGAGAACGCCGTCCAGGCCTCGCCCTATGACGACCCCTACGTGATCGCCGGCAACGGGGTCGGCGGGCTGGAGATCGTCCGCGAGCTGAAACGCGAGGGGCGCGACGTGTCGCACTTCTTCTGCCCGGTCAGCGGCGGCGGGCTGATGGCCGGCCACGCGATCGCGATCGCCGACGGGTTCCCGGCGGCCCGGATCGTCGGCGTCGAGCCGGAGGGGGCGGACGACTTCCGCAGGTCATTGATCGCCGGAAAGCGGGTCCGCATCGATCGGCCGGCGAGCATCTGCGACGGCTTGCTCTCCTACGACGTCGGCGAGCACAACTGGCCGATCCTCGAACACCTGGTGCGGCAATCGGTCCCGGTGTCCGACTCCGACACCCGGGAGGCGATGCGCAAAATCTACGACATCCACGGCTTGCGCACCGAGCCCTCGGGCGCGATCGGCGTGGCGGCGCTGCTCACGGGCGGTGTCGACCTGGCCGGGGAAGGCGACATCGTGGTCGTCGTCAGCGGCCGGAACGTCGACGAGGACGCGTTCCGGGACTGGACCGCACGTCCCGCCTGA
- a CDS encoding TIGR03067 domain-containing protein, with protein sequence MSMRQAGLALAALLVVGLGAAARGDEPAAGKKGLKAMQGSWTGERNGEKSTWAFDKETVKTTADGQTYTSKFQVKEGTTPGELDLEITAGPADAVGLKFKAIYKFEGEKLLLCVAAPGYDTRPGTFKEADGESWLYELKKD encoded by the coding sequence ATGAGCATGCGACAGGCGGGCCTGGCCCTGGCGGCGTTGTTGGTGGTGGGCCTGGGCGCGGCGGCGCGAGGCGACGAGCCCGCGGCGGGCAAGAAGGGCCTGAAGGCCATGCAGGGAAGCTGGACCGGCGAACGCAACGGCGAGAAGAGCACCTGGGCGTTCGACAAGGAGACGGTCAAGACGACCGCCGATGGGCAGACGTATACGAGCAAGTTCCAGGTCAAGGAGGGGACAACCCCGGGCGAGCTCGACCTGGAGATCACCGCCGGGCCGGCCGACGCGGTGGGCCTGAAGTTCAAGGCAATCTACAAGTTCGAGGGGGAGAAGCTGCTCCTCTGCGTCGCCGCGCCGGGCTACGACACGCGGCCGGGAACGTTCAAGGAGGCGGACGGGGAGTCCTGGCTTTACGAGCTGAAGAAAGACTGA
- a CDS encoding Clp protease N-terminal domain-containing protein, which translates to MDKLLSDRSRAALEKARDEASRLHHEYIGTEHILLGIAGEAGGNASATLASFGVTLDRIRVAVEALIGIGPPGASPDDRGVTPRAKQVIGFAQEEVDRSGHKEVDPEHLLIGLTREVHGVAAQVLRNLQAPPEDVVEKVSELLGRGDEGEPHSG; encoded by the coding sequence ATGGACAAACTGCTCTCGGATCGCTCGCGGGCTGCCTTGGAGAAGGCGCGGGACGAGGCGTCTCGGCTCCACCACGAATACATCGGCACCGAGCACATCCTGCTCGGAATCGCCGGCGAGGCGGGCGGCAACGCCTCGGCGACCCTGGCCAGCTTCGGTGTCACCCTCGATCGGATCCGTGTCGCCGTCGAGGCGTTGATCGGGATCGGGCCGCCCGGCGCGTCGCCCGACGATCGAGGCGTCACCCCCAGGGCGAAGCAGGTCATTGGCTTCGCGCAGGAGGAGGTCGACCGGAGCGGCCACAAGGAAGTCGATCCGGAACATCTCCTGATTGGACTGACGCGGGAAGTCCACGGGGTCGCCGCCCAGGTGCTCCGCAACCTCCAGGCTCCCCCAGAAGATGTCGTTGAGAAGGTCTCAGAGTTGCTTGGTCGAGGCGATGAGGGCGAGCCGCACAGCGGCTGA
- a CDS encoding metalloregulator ArsR/SmtB family transcription factor — protein sequence MARSPTTSDAFNAVAEPRRRQILDLLAPGERPVNDLVALLGLAQPQVSKHLRVLREVGLVSVRGSGQQRLYKLDAARLKAIYDWVRTFEPFWDSQLDRIKERAERKASEAKGKTDKED from the coding sequence ATGGCACGTTCGCCCACGACCTCAGACGCGTTCAACGCCGTCGCCGAGCCGCGACGTCGGCAGATCCTCGACCTGCTCGCCCCCGGCGAGCGGCCGGTCAACGACCTGGTCGCCTTGCTGGGGCTGGCCCAGCCGCAGGTCTCCAAGCATCTGCGCGTCCTGCGGGAAGTGGGCCTGGTCAGTGTGCGGGGCTCGGGCCAGCAGAGGCTGTACAAGTTGGACGCTGCGCGCCTCAAGGCGATCTACGACTGGGTCCGGACGTTCGAACCCTTCTGGGATTCGCAACTCGACCGGATCAAGGAGCGAGCCGAACGGAAGGCGAGCGAGGCGAAGGGCAAAACCGACAAGGAGGATTAA
- a CDS encoding SRPBCC domain-containing protein: MSMSGVEQEVQIISITRDIEIAAPIEIAFEAILEEIGPCSEMPGGKPFPMVIEPWPGGRWYRDLGANAGHLWGHVQVIKPPMLLELYGPMFMSFPSANHIQYRLTADGDVTRLKFSHRAMGPIPDEIREGVGHGWDYGLNRIAEIASRLVTDRQKGAN; the protein is encoded by the coding sequence ATGTCGATGAGCGGAGTCGAGCAGGAAGTCCAGATCATCAGCATTACACGGGACATCGAGATTGCCGCGCCGATCGAGATCGCCTTCGAGGCGATCCTCGAGGAGATCGGCCCTTGCAGCGAGATGCCGGGCGGCAAGCCGTTCCCGATGGTGATCGAGCCGTGGCCCGGCGGGCGGTGGTATCGCGACCTGGGCGCGAACGCCGGCCACCTCTGGGGGCACGTGCAGGTGATCAAGCCGCCGATGTTGCTGGAACTCTACGGACCGATGTTCATGTCGTTCCCCTCGGCCAACCACATCCAGTATCGGTTGACGGCCGACGGCGACGTTACACGCCTCAAGTTCTCGCACAGGGCGATGGGGCCCATCCCCGACGAGATCCGCGAAGGGGTGGGCCACGGCTGGGACTACGGGCTCAACCGCATCGCCGAGATCGCCTCGCGGCTGGTGACCGATCGGCAAAAGGGGGCGAACTGA
- a CDS encoding DinB family protein encodes MRAIEQVRWVLGQTDELTRVLVEDMRDQPLTRSAPRGGNHPLWVLGHLAVIEGMIPHTVSGEANPVQHWWPIFGTRSQPSDDAGEYPPFDEVLATYRDLRAKNLAILEAIGEDGLERAPKVIPPGFEDRMKTIGRTFHLVALHQMFHLGQVADARRAAGREPFN; translated from the coding sequence ATGCGTGCGATCGAGCAGGTCCGCTGGGTGCTCGGACAGACCGACGAGCTGACCCGCGTGCTCGTCGAGGACATGCGCGATCAGCCGCTGACCCGGTCGGCACCGCGCGGCGGCAACCATCCCCTCTGGGTGCTCGGCCACCTTGCCGTCATCGAGGGGATGATCCCGCACACCGTCTCCGGCGAGGCGAACCCGGTGCAACACTGGTGGCCGATCTTCGGGACTCGCTCCCAGCCCTCCGACGACGCGGGGGAGTATCCCCCGTTCGATGAGGTCCTCGCCACCTATCGCGACCTCAGGGCGAAGAATCTCGCGATCCTCGAAGCGATCGGCGAGGATGGATTGGAGCGGGCGCCGAAGGTGATTCCGCCCGGCTTCGAAGACCGGATGAAGACGATCGGGCGGACCTTTCACCTCGTCGCCCTGCACCAGATGTTTCACCTCGGCCAGGTGGCCGACGCCCGCCGCGCCGCCGGCCGCGAGCCGTTCAACTGA
- a CDS encoding thioredoxin family protein, with the protein MADHAVVPREEWIAARKELLAKEKQLTRLRDELSRERQALPWVGVEKTYVFDGPDGAETLSDLFAGRSQLIVHHFMFSPDWEEGCVGCSFHADHDEGALVHLENHDVSFVRISRAPLAKIRGFNERMGWHAKWVSSSGTDFNRDYNVSFTKDEVANGEAYYNYNTTKDAIEDLPGVSVFLKDNDGNVFHTYSCFGRGDEAAVSTYFYLDLTPKGRNERGGDGNLTDWVRHHDKYGFKGFVDTRSLYRIGRVTYEPAR; encoded by the coding sequence ATGGCCGATCACGCCGTCGTCCCTCGTGAGGAATGGATCGCGGCCCGCAAGGAACTGCTGGCGAAGGAGAAGCAGCTGACGCGGCTCCGCGACGAGCTCAGCCGCGAGCGCCAGGCATTGCCCTGGGTCGGGGTGGAGAAGACCTATGTCTTCGACGGCCCGGACGGCGCGGAGACCCTGTCCGATCTCTTCGCGGGCAGGAGTCAGCTGATCGTCCACCACTTCATGTTCAGCCCCGACTGGGAGGAAGGTTGTGTCGGCTGCTCATTCCACGCCGACCACGACGAGGGGGCCCTCGTCCACCTGGAGAATCACGACGTCAGCTTCGTGAGGATCTCGCGTGCACCGCTCGCCAAGATCCGGGGGTTCAACGAGCGGATGGGCTGGCACGCGAAGTGGGTCTCTTCCTCCGGGACCGACTTCAACCGCGACTACAACGTCTCCTTCACCAAGGACGAGGTCGCCAACGGCGAGGCCTACTACAACTACAACACGACGAAGGACGCCATCGAGGATCTCCCCGGCGTCAGCGTGTTCCTCAAGGATAACGATGGGAACGTCTTCCACACCTATTCCTGCTTCGGTCGCGGCGACGAGGCGGCGGTGAGCACGTATTTCTACCTCGACCTCACCCCCAAGGGACGCAACGAGCGGGGCGGCGACGGCAACCTGACGGACTGGGTGCGGCACCACGATAAGTACGGCTTCAAGGGGTTCGTCGACACGAGGAGCCTCTACCGCATCGGCAGGGTGACCTACGAGCCGGCCCGATGA
- a CDS encoding Gfo/Idh/MocA family oxidoreductase — MSQQKMKVGMVGGGGPSNFFGGPHRRGILMDNSAELVAGALRSDAAGSLAAAKELYFTRGYGDWQALVKAEAAMPVGERIDYLTIVTPNDAHFGPADAAAAAGIGVLCEKPLTTSLDEAKRLLATVKASKIPFVTAYTYTGYPMVMLAREFIRDGKIGEVRKVEAWYPQGWLASDIEKGGQKQAAWRVDPAKSGASGCGGDIGTHAYEFVRFVAGLRATRLSARLKAFVAGRALDDDFTVLAELDNGGIATIAASQISIGMQNDNAFRISGTKGTLEWSNTDHQTLKHYSNDHPVHLYRLGAGYPYFPASINPYMRVPAGHPEGFHEALANLHRTLEWTIRGQRGETAPTPYDHPGIVDGVAGMAFIEAAVASSKQEGAWVDVPDIS, encoded by the coding sequence ATGAGTCAGCAGAAGATGAAGGTCGGGATGGTCGGCGGCGGGGGCCCCTCGAATTTCTTCGGCGGGCCGCACCGCCGGGGGATCCTGATGGACAACTCGGCCGAGCTCGTCGCCGGCGCCTTGCGCAGCGACGCAGCGGGCTCGCTGGCCGCCGCCAAGGAGCTGTACTTCACCCGCGGCTACGGCGACTGGCAGGCCCTGGTGAAGGCCGAGGCCGCGATGCCTGTCGGCGAACGCATCGACTATCTCACGATCGTCACCCCCAATGACGCCCACTTCGGCCCGGCCGATGCCGCCGCCGCCGCGGGCATCGGGGTGCTCTGCGAGAAGCCGCTGACGACCTCGCTCGACGAGGCCAAGCGGCTGCTGGCCACGGTCAAGGCGTCGAAGATCCCCTTCGTCACGGCCTACACCTACACCGGCTACCCGATGGTGATGTTGGCCCGCGAGTTCATCCGCGACGGCAAGATCGGCGAGGTCCGCAAGGTCGAGGCCTGGTACCCCCAGGGCTGGCTGGCCAGCGACATCGAGAAGGGGGGCCAGAAGCAGGCCGCCTGGCGAGTCGACCCCGCGAAGTCGGGCGCCTCGGGCTGCGGCGGAGACATCGGCACGCATGCCTACGAGTTCGTCCGCTTCGTCGCCGGCCTGCGTGCCACCAGGCTGAGCGCACGGCTCAAGGCGTTCGTCGCCGGCCGGGCCCTCGACGACGACTTCACCGTCTTGGCCGAGCTGGACAACGGCGGGATCGCCACCATCGCGGCCTCGCAGATCTCCATCGGCATGCAGAACGACAACGCGTTCCGGATCAGCGGGACCAAGGGGACCCTGGAATGGTCCAACACGGACCATCAGACCCTGAAGCACTACTCCAATGATCACCCGGTGCACCTCTATCGCCTTGGGGCCGGCTACCCCTACTTCCCGGCGTCGATCAACCCCTACATGAGGGTGCCAGCCGGCCACCCCGAGGGCTTCCACGAGGCGCTTGCCAACCTCCACCGCACCCTGGAATGGACCATCCGAGGCCAGCGAGGCGAGACCGCCCCGACCCCCTATGACCACCCCGGGATCGTCGACGGAGTCGCCGGCATGGCCTTCATCGAGGCGGCCGTCGCCAGCTCGAAGCAGGAAGGCGCCTGGGTCGACGTCCCCGACATCTCCTGA